One window of the Primulina eburnea isolate SZY01 chromosome 18, ASM2296580v1, whole genome shotgun sequence genome contains the following:
- the LOC140820078 gene encoding vesicle transport v-SNARE 12-like: MSEIFEGYERQYCELSTNLSRKCNSAAALPDGEKKKQEVAELQAGLDDADVLTRKMDLEARSLQPSLKASLLAKLREYKADLNKLKREVKKLTLLNSNQPSNEDLESGMAGAHTASANQRDRLAMSTERLNQSTDRLTESRRAALETEQLGVSILEDLHQQRETLLHSHKKLSDVDSAIDKSKKVLTSMSRRISRNKWIVGSIIAALIFAIIIVLYLKIFH, encoded by the exons ATGAGCGAGATTTTTGAAGGATATGAGAGGCAGTATTGTGAGCTATCCACGAATTTGTCAAGGAAATGTAACTCTGCCGCTGCTCTTCCCGATGGAG AGAAAAAGAAACAGGAGGTTGCTGAACTCCAAGCTGGATTGGATGATGCGGATGTTCTG ACTCGAAAAATGGATCTTGAGGCCAGAAGTTTGCAGCCAAGCTTGAAAGCTTCACTTCTTGCTAAGCTTAGGGAATATAAAGCCGATCTGAATAAGCTGAAAAGGGAAGTGAAGAAATTGACACTGCTTAATTCTAATCAGCCTTCTAATGAAGATTTAGAATCTGGAATGGCTGGTGCACACACG GCTTCTGCAAATCAAAGGGACAGATTGGCAATGTCAACTGAGAGGCTAAACCAATCAACCGACAGATTAACAGAGAGTCGAAGAGCTGCGCTGGAGACCGAACAGCTTGGCGTCTCAATCCTTGAAGATTTGCATCAGCAACGTGAAACTCTTTTACACTCTCACAAGAAG CTTTCCGATGTAGATAGTGCGATTGACAAGAGCAAGAAGGTGTTGACTTCCATGTCTAGAAGGATCAGCCGGAATAAGTGGATTGTTGGTTCCATAATTGCTGCCCTTATCTTTGCCATAATCATTGTCCTGTACCTAAAAATTTTTCATTGA